The following proteins are co-located in the Methanosarcina barkeri str. Wiesmoor genome:
- a CDS encoding ParA family protein, with amino-acid sequence MSKPKIVCISLWKGGVGKTTTAVNLSAGLAMAGKKVLLIDDDPQANATVALLPKGTEIFNSTRSLYFQGTLQDAMYPSVVLGLDIVPATMDLATVELEITSKIGRERLLQKALKCDFAKQYDYIIIDTPPLLGSIVINALSAADELLIPVKGFYSLEGIHQFLDIIESVRENVNPHLKIGSVLLTMYDDHLLINKDIKKKITEVFGERVLNTTIPPNVRLDEAPSYNQAIFSYDPESKGAQAYKQLTEELLSRWEA; translated from the coding sequence GTGTCAAAACCAAAAATCGTCTGCATTAGCCTCTGGAAAGGAGGGGTAGGCAAAACCACAACTGCTGTAAATCTATCGGCAGGGCTGGCTATGGCAGGTAAAAAAGTCCTGTTAATTGATGACGACCCACAGGCCAATGCTACAGTCGCACTATTACCAAAAGGTACGGAAATCTTTAACAGTACCAGATCTCTGTATTTTCAGGGAACATTGCAGGATGCAATGTATCCTTCAGTTGTTCTGGGACTGGATATTGTCCCTGCTACTATGGACTTGGCAACCGTTGAGCTGGAAATCACTTCGAAAATAGGGAGAGAACGCCTTCTCCAGAAAGCTCTTAAATGTGACTTTGCAAAACAATATGACTATATTATTATCGACACACCTCCCCTGCTTGGATCTATCGTGATAAATGCTCTCTCTGCTGCGGATGAACTGCTTATTCCTGTAAAGGGGTTCTATTCTCTGGAAGGTATCCATCAGTTCCTTGATATTATTGAGAGTGTTAGAGAAAATGTGAATCCACATCTGAAAATAGGCTCGGTACTGCTAACTATGTACGATGATCATCTCTTAATTAATAAAGACATTAAAAAGAAGATTACAGAAGTATTTGGAGAAAGAGTTCTAAACACTACAATTCCTCCAAATGTCCGGCTGGATGAAGCTCCTTCATACAATCAGGCAATCTTTTCCTATGATCCTGAAAGCAAAGGAGCACAGGCTTATAAACAATTGACTGAAGAACTGTTGTCAAGATGGGAGGCATGA
- a CDS encoding glycosyltransferase, translated as MVRVLMCGSVASSGGVSTHTKNLIENLSVEDNEILLYNYHANKANSKNTNFEKVYRRTFGLFFQIISNRKKYEIIHDQTSGGIFSFISSITASIASKIVGKKLIVTFHHSKTEEFVRKYKAFFSFVLKNTDTMILVSNRQKEFISKTFPQYSDKLVVIPNGYDSTFFFPRNTDECRSVLNIPMNRKVIFNISNLIDIKGHRYLIEAIGKIVKTRSDIYCVIAGKGYLLETLEQQIKNSKLEDYIKLVGWIPDEKIPIYINTSDFFVLPSLGEGNPIVMFETIGCGRPFIGTKVGGVPEIINSEDYGLLCEPASSEELEKTIMSALNKNWDSFKIREYAESFTWRNIAKTTKHVYEQST; from the coding sequence ATGGTAAGGGTTTTAATGTGTGGATCTGTAGCTTCCTCAGGTGGGGTTTCTACACATACTAAGAACTTAATTGAAAATTTGTCTGTTGAAGATAATGAAATATTATTGTATAATTATCATGCAAACAAAGCTAACTCAAAAAATACAAACTTCGAAAAGGTATATCGGCGCACTTTTGGATTATTTTTTCAGATCATATCTAACAGAAAGAAATACGAAATAATTCATGACCAAACATCGGGTGGTATATTTAGTTTCATTTCCTCAATAACTGCATCCATTGCATCAAAGATTGTAGGCAAAAAGTTAATTGTCACATTTCATCATTCAAAAACAGAAGAATTTGTGAGAAAATATAAAGCTTTTTTCAGCTTTGTTTTAAAAAATACAGATACAATGATTTTAGTTTCAAATAGACAAAAAGAGTTTATCTCCAAGACTTTCCCGCAGTACTCAGATAAATTAGTTGTAATTCCAAATGGTTATGATTCAACTTTCTTTTTCCCAAGAAATACTGATGAATGTCGATCCGTTTTAAATATTCCTATGAATAGAAAGGTGATATTTAACATTTCAAACTTAATTGACATAAAAGGACATAGGTATCTTATTGAGGCAATTGGCAAAATTGTGAAAACCAGATCTGATATTTACTGTGTTATTGCAGGAAAAGGTTATCTATTAGAAACTCTAGAGCAACAAATCAAAAATTCTAAACTTGAGGACTATATAAAATTAGTCGGATGGATACCTGACGAGAAAATTCCAATTTATATAAACACAAGTGATTTCTTTGTTCTTCCAAGTTTAGGTGAGGGAAATCCTATTGTTATGTTTGAAACAATTGGGTGTGGAAGACCATTTATAGGAACGAAAGTCGGGGGAGTTCCTGAAATAATAAACTCTGAAGACTATGGATTATTATGTGAACCTGCAAGTTCAGAAGAACTTGAAAAGACTATAATGTCAGCTTTAAATAAAAATTGGGATAGTTTTAAAATCAGAGAGTATGCTGAATCTTTTACTTGGAGAAATATTGCAAAAACAACTAAGCATGTCTATGAACAATCTACGTGA
- a CDS encoding DUF354 domain-containing protein: MRIAFFINTPAHVHLYKNVIKTLEFSGHQAIVLARNYGDTVSLLDEMGFEYFVYANAPDSKYGKILALPFNVLTAYSFLRKKKPDLLVGVGVYSAYTSQLLHKKCIIFNDSEPAPFQFMLFKPFVDVILTPSSFTVDLGPKHIKFNSFKEIAYLHTNYFVPDVKIHDFLGIGQEDDYVLLRFNAFDAVHDLGISGFSIDEKRLLVNELSKYTRVFISSELKLPDDFNKYLLKIPKSRIHDILYYAKLVVADTQTITTESAVLGTPVVRFNSFVGKKDMGNFIELENKYRLIFSFSDPAKAIAKAVELIQEPELKNKWKEKRDRLLDDKIDATKFLSFFIENYPESLNKIKAAQNYSKREGSVVALQGDLL; the protein is encoded by the coding sequence TTGAGGATTGCATTTTTTATAAATACACCTGCGCACGTTCACTTGTATAAAAATGTTATTAAAACTTTGGAATTCAGCGGGCATCAAGCTATTGTCTTGGCCAGAAACTATGGAGATACAGTTAGCCTATTAGATGAAATGGGGTTTGAGTATTTCGTATATGCCAATGCACCGGATTCAAAATATGGGAAAATCTTAGCTTTACCTTTCAATGTGTTAACAGCATATAGTTTTCTTCGAAAGAAAAAGCCTGATTTATTGGTTGGAGTGGGAGTTTACTCAGCGTATACATCACAATTACTGCATAAAAAATGCATAATATTTAATGATTCTGAACCTGCACCTTTTCAGTTCATGCTTTTTAAGCCGTTTGTGGATGTGATTCTCACTCCTTCATCGTTTACCGTTGATCTGGGTCCAAAGCACATTAAATTTAATAGCTTTAAAGAAATTGCTTATTTACATACAAACTATTTTGTGCCAGATGTTAAAATCCATGATTTTCTTGGGATAGGCCAAGAGGATGATTATGTTCTTTTACGTTTCAATGCGTTTGATGCTGTACATGATCTTGGTATAAGCGGCTTTTCTATTGATGAAAAAAGACTTCTGGTTAATGAACTGAGCAAGTATACCCGTGTGTTTATTTCGTCTGAACTAAAACTGCCAGATGATTTTAACAAATACTTGTTGAAAATCCCAAAATCTCGCATTCACGATATTCTGTATTACGCAAAACTTGTTGTGGCAGATACCCAGACAATAACTACTGAATCTGCAGTTCTTGGTACTCCAGTTGTCAGGTTTAATTCCTTTGTAGGTAAGAAAGACATGGGTAATTTCATTGAACTTGAAAACAAGTATCGTCTTATTTTTAGCTTCAGTGATCCTGCAAAAGCAATTGCAAAAGCTGTAGAACTTATTCAAGAACCAGAGCTAAAAAACAAATGGAAAGAAAAAAGAGATAGACTCCTGGATGACAAAATCGACGCTACCAAATTTTTGTCTTTTTTTATTGAAAATTATCCTGAAAGTCTAAACAAAATAAAAGCTGCACAAAACTATTCTAAACGAGAGGGTAGTGTCGTCGCCCTGCAGGGTGATTTGCTATGA
- a CDS encoding lipopolysaccharide biosynthesis protein, translating into MLNSMDPQNVFSKQVPKNLIANIVYFIVSLASGLFLVPYFINSLGVASYAMIPLATSFTAYVNLIMVSLNTSVSRPITIELQREEFKKANVTFNTALFGTLVIILLMLPIVLLLSYYSPLFFGVPSSQENATRILFLGVISAFLLRAWSSNFGVFLFAYNRLDLLNIINAINILLQLGLIILFFKLDSPNLAYIGLAYLIAAIVAFVLTVFFSHKISPLLTINIKDFSRSKAKEIMEMGGWVIITQIGSLFFLQIDLIVVNKLFGTLAGGEYSIAFMWSSVLRTIAGVLISILTPVILTYYIKGKTEELINLSKSAIKLTGFALALPIGFICGFAPQLLFLWVGPEFVKLSPLMLIMLSHLVINLPVMLLFDINVAYNKVRTPGIVTFWMGIGNFLLEVILPFVTGWGYYGVAVAGAIVLILKNAIFIPWYATKVLGIPRTTFMGSMFPGALAMLIIAGACRLINFFVPISGLGPLIIFGIIVTIVYMGGIWIFTKENVERQIIMSIIPSFIKYRLKLKIKSSAK; encoded by the coding sequence ATGTTAAATTCAATGGATCCCCAGAACGTTTTCAGCAAGCAAGTGCCTAAGAATCTCATAGCCAATATTGTGTATTTTATAGTTAGCCTCGCAAGTGGACTGTTTTTGGTACCTTATTTTATTAATTCACTTGGCGTTGCAAGCTATGCGATGATCCCACTAGCGACCTCCTTTACAGCTTATGTGAATCTAATTATGGTATCTCTCAATACGTCAGTTTCAAGGCCTATAACTATTGAATTACAGAGAGAAGAGTTTAAAAAAGCAAATGTGACTTTTAATACTGCTTTATTTGGAACACTTGTGATTATCTTACTAATGCTGCCCATAGTATTACTACTTTCATACTATTCTCCGTTGTTTTTTGGGGTTCCATCAAGCCAGGAAAATGCTACAAGAATCCTTTTCCTTGGGGTTATAAGTGCGTTTCTATTGCGGGCTTGGAGCAGTAACTTTGGAGTTTTCCTTTTTGCCTATAACAGACTTGACCTTCTAAACATAATAAATGCAATAAATATCCTTCTTCAGTTGGGCCTAATTATATTGTTTTTCAAGTTAGATTCTCCAAACCTTGCTTACATAGGATTAGCTTATCTAATCGCTGCCATAGTTGCCTTTGTTCTTACGGTATTTTTCTCACACAAGATAAGTCCGCTTCTTACGATAAATATAAAAGACTTCAGCAGATCAAAGGCTAAAGAGATTATGGAGATGGGAGGATGGGTTATTATTACTCAAATTGGTTCCCTTTTTTTTCTCCAGATAGACCTTATAGTTGTGAACAAATTATTTGGTACTCTTGCGGGTGGAGAATACTCAATAGCTTTCATGTGGAGTTCAGTGCTACGTACTATTGCAGGTGTGCTTATAAGTATCCTTACACCAGTGATTCTAACTTACTATATTAAGGGCAAAACCGAAGAACTTATAAATTTATCAAAAAGTGCCATAAAACTTACAGGTTTTGCACTGGCTCTTCCGATTGGCTTTATCTGCGGTTTTGCTCCGCAACTTCTTTTTCTCTGGGTAGGTCCCGAATTTGTAAAACTCTCTCCACTGATGTTAATAATGCTGTCCCATCTAGTGATTAACCTTCCAGTAATGCTTCTCTTTGATATTAATGTCGCATACAATAAAGTGCGAACTCCAGGAATTGTCACATTTTGGATGGGAATAGGCAATTTTCTATTGGAAGTAATACTTCCATTTGTCACTGGTTGGGGATATTATGGCGTTGCAGTTGCAGGAGCAATTGTGCTGATTCTTAAAAATGCCATTTTTATTCCCTGGTATGCTACTAAGGTACTTGGGATCCCAAGAACTACTTTCATGGGTTCTATGTTCCCTGGTGCCTTAGCAATGCTTATAATAGCGGGAGCTTGTAGGCTCATTAATTTTTTTGTGCCTATTTCGGGCTTAGGACCCCTAATAATCTTCGGAATCATTGTGACAATAGTGTATATGGGTGGCATATGGATTTTTACTAAAGAAAACGTTGAACGTCAAATAATAATGTCTATAATTCCTTCTTTTATAAAATACAGACTTAAACTAAAGATTAAAAGCAGTGCGAAATAA
- a CDS encoding DUF1699 family protein: MRIRVVSSRDEIFTLNPNERIVHLAFRPSNKDIFELVETCPKIEVIQLPKSYMATVSKSIEIFLEMQRIQLIEGDVWGHRKDINEYYTVPSSIIERIKEMRIEGKSNEDIEAKISRENRLNPKMIVYIMSKEAPA; the protein is encoded by the coding sequence ATGAGAATTCGAGTAGTTAGTTCCAGAGATGAAATTTTTACATTAAATCCGAATGAGCGTATTGTTCATCTGGCCTTCAGGCCTTCGAATAAAGATATTTTTGAACTGGTTGAAACATGTCCGAAAATTGAGGTAATACAGTTACCTAAATCTTACATGGCTACGGTTTCAAAATCTATAGAAATATTCCTTGAAATGCAAAGAATCCAGCTTATCGAAGGTGATGTCTGGGGCCACAGGAAGGACATTAACGAATACTACACTGTTCCGTCATCGATTATTGAAAGAATAAAAGAAATGAGAATCGAAGGTAAATCCAATGAAGATATCGAAGCAAAGATTTCAAGGGAGAACAGGCTTAACCCAAAAATGATTGTTTATATTATGAGTAAGGAAGCTCCTGCCTGA